A stretch of the Lolium perenne isolate Kyuss_39 chromosome 3, Kyuss_2.0, whole genome shotgun sequence genome encodes the following:
- the LOC127339611 gene encoding uncharacterized protein, with protein sequence MATTPVCQVCNAAEDTWRHALLECNMSASVWALREDDVVLPLIGEATNDPRLWLFSMSTSLTQSQFIEVLVTMWAIWWARRKLIHEGEQQSPLSTHLFISRYLSELQGLKNTQAEKPGELASRVEARWIPPLGGFSKLNVDGAVAKTQKRGAAACVCRDEEGRFLGASATVYDGITGPEVLEALACSEAVALAEDMDLSKISVAVDCLNVIQELTRSEHKGQHCMIVKEILVRKTIFSQAMFSHERREANREAHCLAKFATSLEVGRHVWFSTLPSGVCIPVNILPE encoded by the coding sequence ATGGCTACAACCCCAGTTTGCCAGGTGTGTAATGCAGCAGAGGACACCTGGAGACACGCCCTCTTGGAGTGCAACATGTCGGCCTCTGTATGGGCGCTCAGAGAAGATGATGTGGTGCTACCCTTGATCGGAGAAGCAACCAATGATCCACGTCTGTGGCTGTTCTCCATGAGTACTTCACTCACTCAGTCCCAGTTCATTGAGGTTTTAGTAACCATGTGGGCAATTTGGTGGGCAAGGAGGAAACTGATACATGAAGGAGAACAACAGTCGCCGTTGTCGACTCACTTGTTCATCTCAAGATACCTGTCAGAACTTCAGGGTTTAAAGAACACGCAGGCAGAAAAGCCGGGAGAGTTGGCGTCCCGGGTTGAGGCCCGTTGGATTCCACCGCTTGGGGGTTTCTCAAAACTGAATGTAGATGGTGCGGTGGCTAAAACACAGAAGAGAGGGGCAGCTGCATGTGTATGCCGAGATGAGGAAGGACGTTTCTTAGGGGCATCagctacggtctatgatggaatCACAGGACCTGAGGTCCTGGAAGCTCTGGCTTGCTCTGAAGCTGTTGCTCTAGCTGAAGACATGGACTTGTCCAAGATATCGGTGGCAGTAGATTGTCTAAACGTCATCCAGGAGCTAACAAGGAGTGAGCACAAAGGCCAGCACTGCATGATAGTTAAAGAGATTCTAGTAAGGAAGACCATTTTTTCACAGGCTATGTTTAGCCATGAGCGACGCGAAGCAAATAGGGAAGCACACTGTTTAGCTAAATTTGCAACTTCTTTAGAAGTAGGGAGACATGTTTGGTTCTCCACTCTTCCTTCTGGAGTGTGTATCCCTGTAAACATTTTACCTGAGTAA